The genome window gtgctGGGGGGCCTGGGCACAGACACACCcccccaggagcagaggggtgctaGAGAGGGGCCCTCAGGAGCTGGTTATTGAGGGATGAGGTGCTGGACAGAGAAGGTGAAGAGGCAAGACATTGGCAGAGAACAGGCGGGGAGCAGGGCCTGGAGGTGCTTGTGGGCCTGCGTCCCACAGACGGGAGGCGAGGGGCCAGGGATgccggcaggcccaggagcggaACAGTAGGTGTCAGGAGACAAGCTCCACCTCCTAAATTTCAGGCCCCATCCTCATGCTTCTGCTCTGTCCTCTCACCATCTCTACTGATAGAATTTTCATTTAATTGATGTTCTTATTTTACctctttaaaaattcagtgaaatCTGCTTAGCGTAAGATCCACCAGCTTAACCGTCTTAATGTGTACCATTCATTGATTTTTggcacattcacaatgttgtgcatcCAACCTCCTAATGTTattctagaatattttcatcacagaaaaagaaactccATGTCCATTCAATatagcccccctcccccagctcctggcaaccaggTGCCCACTCTGTGTGTCTGTGGACTGGCCTGTTCTGGACGTTTCACGTCAGTGGAATCACACGTTGTgtggcctttgtgtctggctgcttCAGTGTTTCAGAGTTCATCCATGTTCTcacttctgtcagtttttgctttgtgTGTTTTGAGGCTCTGTTTTTAGGTGCGTATATCTTTgcaattgttatgtcttcttgatggattgatccttttatcacTATATAATGTCCTTTGTCCCCCAGCAGTTTTTGACTTAATATCTATTTTGTCTGAGAGTAGTGTGGCCATTCCCGCTGTCTTTCAGTTACTGTTTACTTCCATTCTTGTTCTTTCAgcctatttgtgtctttgaatctaaagtCAGCATCTTGTACACAGATGTTTTTTCAATCTTttctccaatctctgccttttaatcgGGGAGTTTAATACATTCATTGTAATTACTGatattttgtcatttgttttctatattttgtatcttttttgtttttcagtttctccacCAAGGCCTTTTCTGTTACATAGGTATTTACTATGCAAAAAATTTGCAGCTATATGACTACCCTCTACGAGGTTATTGTCAAAAATTCTGTCTTTATACATTGTGTGCTCATCAACATAGATTTATAATTACTGTTTtatgcagttttttaaaaaatgaggtatAGTTGTCATAGgacattgttagtttcaggtgtacaacacaatgatttgatatttgtatttcATGTGGAATGAGCACTGTAAGTCTGTTTAACGTGTCATGATGTGTGCATGTTTCTACTTAACCATGTAGGGAAAAATAGGAATTGTAAACCAAAACACATTGTTACTGATGTTCATATTTTGTAGTTACTTTCACTGTTGTCTTTTATGTCTCTGTGTGGATTTGAGTTACTGTCTAGTATCCTTCATTTCTCCTTGAAAGACTCCCTTTTGCATTTCTTGTAGAGCAGGTGTATGAGCTATGAGTTCTCTCggtttttgcttgtctgggaaTGTCtacatttctcctttatttttaaaggatgatTTTGCCAGATAGAGAATTCTTGATTGACGGgttttttgtttctcttactGTAATTTGAATATGTCGTCCTTCTGGCCCCCATggtttctgataagaaattaGCTGCGAATCTTATTGACGATTCCTCATACATAATAAGTCccttcttttgctgctttcaatgTTTTCTCCTTGACTTTGTCTCTTGGTAGCCTGATTAGAATGTGTCTCTTTGTGGGTCTCTGAGTTTATCCTATTAGGAGTTCACTGAGTTTTTTAGATGTGTAGgttaatgtttttcatcaaatttgggaagttttcagtgattacctcttcagatattctttctgtccttttctctctcctccttttggAATTCCTACTGTGTATATGTTGCTACAATTTGATGGTGTCCCACAAGACTGGGGCgcattcattttcttcattctttttatgtttggTGCCTCAGACCAAAATTCTCAGCTGACCTAGCTCCATGTTCACAGACTCCTCTGCCTGCCCAGAGCTCCTCTggtgatttttttatttcaaatactaCCGTTTTGAATTCCAGAATTTCTGTTGTGTTCATTTTTATaacatctgtttcttcttgatgtTCTATGTTAGGTGAGACATTTTCACAGTACCTTTAGCTCTCTGAACACAAATGACACATTAaaagtctttgtctagtaagtctaACGTCTGGGGTTCCTCAGGGACAGCTTCTATTAGTAGATTTTTCCCCCCTGTGTACTTCCCACATTTTTTCCCCCCAtgtgccttgtaattttttttgttgaaaagtgggcttttaaaaattgaagtatagtcagttataatgtgtcaattactgctgtacagcatactgtcccagtcacgcatatacatacatatattcgttttcatattgtttttcattgaaggttattacaggatattgaatatagttccctctgctgtacagaagaaacttgtttttttaaatctgtttttatatatagtggttaacatttacaaatctcaaactcccaaatttatctcttcccactcgctttcctctggtaaccataagattgtttgctatgtctgcgagtctgtttctgttttatagatgagttcattggtgtccttttttttttttttttttcttttagattccacatctcagtgataccatatggtatttttctttttctttctggcttacttcacttaaagtaATGGAccgagtccatccatgttgctgcaaatagcgttattttactcttttttatggctgagtagtattccattgcataaatataccacagcttctttatccagtcatctgtcgatggacattttggctgtttccatgtcttggctattgtatatagtgctgctgtgaacactggggtgcatggtatcttttcaatttagagttcctctggatatacacccaggagtgggattgctggatcatatggtaagtctatttttagttttttgaggaatctccatactgttttccataatggctccactaaactgcattctcaccagcagtgtaggagggttcccttttctccacaccctctccagcatttgtcatttgtggacttttgaatgatggacattctgactggtgtgaggtaatacctcattgtagttttgatttgcatttctctgataattagtgatgttgagcatgttttcatgtgcctattagctatttgtatgtcttcattggagaattgcttatttacgCCTTCTGCTCGTTTTcggtttgggttgtttgtttttttgttattaagttgcatgagctgtttacatattctggagattgagcccttgtcagtctcatcttttgcaaatattttctcccattctgtaggttgttgttttgtttgttttatgggttccttggctgtgcaaaagcttatatgtttaattaggtcccacttgtttatttttgcttttatttctatggaaACTGAGCACCTGTAACATTATAAAGTAGCagctctggaaatcagattctacTCTCCCCAAGGATTGCTGTTGCTGTTTGTTGTAGATGTTGCTGGTTGTTTGCTTAGTGACTTTTCTGAACTAATTTTGTGAAGTCTGTGTTCTTTGTCACGGTGGCCATGAAGTTCTGCTGTTAGCTGCGAACACCTGGAACTGGGGGAAAAACTCCCGGTTTACAGGTGGGCTCTGTGCCATGTTGGGGCGTGTCCACTGACAACTCTGTCTTAGCTTGCAGCACCTGAAGGTCGGCCAGAGGTGAGAGTCTTGGGCCTTCTCAGTTCTTTCCTGAGCATGGGTGCAGCCCTGGCCTTTAGACTTCCAACCCTTACTCTCCAGAGCACCTCATTCCCTGGCCTTTCCTCCCAAGCTTTTTGGTTAGTCTGCCTGCCTCCACTGCTGTCCACTGCCCCAGGCAGCAGTGACGATTACATTTCCTATGAATGTTTCCGACCAGTGCTCCAGGGAGCCCCCAGCTGGGACCACACAGTCACAGTTCTTTGTAAGTGAGGTCTGTTCTGGTCCGTCTGGTGCACGTGGCCACCTCCAATCTGATTCTCATCATTGTTGTCAgtttttctgttgcttttgtcAGGGGGCGTGGAGTGGACCTCTGGAGTTTCTTAATatgccattttaaaatttgaaattatataaaaagaaaatgtgaacctTGCATCAGGGGCCGCAGATGGAAAATAACCTTGTATAGAAACACAGTGAATGTGAAGCTGTGGTTTTAACAGCTTGCTGGACACAGCTGACTGCCCTGGGTCTGTGTCCCGGGCCCTTAGCATCTTCATGGTGAGGCCCTAAGGACCACGCACCCCTACTGAGACTTTCTGTTGCATCGTCAGAAAAGTGGAAAGGGAAGAACTGATGGTGTCTAATGCTAGCAGTGTTTCTACAATGAACTCCTTCCTTGTGCTGAGTCCCGGGCTTAGGGAAACCAGCAGGAGGGGCAGACGGGGGGAGGCGGTGTTTGAAGGCAGCGATGCTGCGGGAGCTGCCTGGCCTCTGAGCCCGGGGGCTGCCCCCTGCCCGGCCTCCTGACCCTGctggcccccaccccctttttagATTATCCTTCTACTCTGGGCACTCCTCCTTCGGAATGTACTGCATGATGTTCTTGGCGGTGAGTCTGTGTCTCTGTGGCCTGCTTGCTGTGGGGCAGTGGCCAAGTCACTCCCCTTCCACGGGTGGGTGAGGGGGTGATGGGTAGGCTAACTGACTTGGTCATTAAAAACGGGAGGTCCTGGGTCTGTGGGTTCACTCCTGGCCCCAGTGCTCCATCTGTGCATCGGGTGGGACCTGAGCCTGGCAGGGGCCCATGCTGACGGCTGCTCTTGGCTCTTGGTCCCCAGCTCTATGTGCAGGCTCGGCTCCGCTGGAAGTGGGCGCGGCTGCTGCGGCCCACCGTGCAGTTCTTCCTGGTGGCCTTCGCCCTGTACGTGGGCTACACCCGCGTGTCTGACCACAAGCACCACTGGAGCGATGTTCTCGTCGGCCTCCTGCAGGGGGCACTGGTGGCCGGCCTCACTGTGAGCTCCTGGGTCCTGACCCCCTGCCCTGACCCGAGACCACACTCTGGGACCCCCTTGCCCTCCTTCTCGCTTCCCAGGACCCCAGGCCTCCCCTATCCCATCTTCCCTGTAAGAACCCATCTCTGTCTTTCTCGTTGCCCTGCCCCAcggtgccccctcccctcctgggtcCCACCGCCCCTCCCTGTGTGGTTCTGCCCTCATCCCCGCCCACTCTtaccttcctctcctctgccaggTCCGATACATCTCTGACTTCTTCAAAGCCCGGCCCCCACAGCACTGCCCAGAGGAGGAGGACATCGAGCGGAAGCCCAGCCTCTCACTGACACTGACTCTGGGCGAGGCTGACCGCAACCACTACGGGTACCCGGTCTCCTCCTCCTGAGGCCGGGAGCCGTTCCCAGCTGGGGCTCAGGCTGTGGTCAGCATGTCTGTGGTCCTGGCAGGCCCTTCACCTGGGATGGTGATGAGGGCTCTGGCAGGCTCCAGGTGCCCCAGGCTGGCTCCCCGGGGCGGGTTCCACTAACCCCACCTCCTGAGACGGGACCAGGGGCCTGGGGTGCCTGGGGCAGCCCTAGAGTTTGGAGGAAGACCGTGTTCTCAGGACCCCCTTCGTTTGTGGGGTTAGGGAAGGGACTGAGAAATCCCCGTGGATGCTGTTTTTGTAAAATGGATTATGTATGTGGATTTTTAGTAAAGTAGGGCGTTCGGTTGACAAATGTTATCAGCACTTCTGTTTCGTACGGCCGTTCTGAGGACCACTTTCCTTCAGCAGAGGCGGGGACCCTCTTTTGTCGGGGCTCTGCTGAGCTCAGCTGTGGGAGTAGCTGGTCAGTCAGCGAGGCCTGTGGTCGCTGCTCTGGGCACATTTGGCAGGAGGTCAGTGGAAAGAAGCACCGACTACCCGTTGCTCTCTCAGGAGGCCCAGCATTGCAGCTGGGGGTCGGGCGGACCTGCACAAGTAGCGGGGGTGAGGGGGGCGGTCACACTGCGGAGAGAGCCCTGAGCAGGAGATGCCTGCAGTTGCTCGTATCCCGGAGGGCCAGGAGTAGGAGAGTCCTGAGACCCAAGTCGGAGAGGTCTTACAGCTCTTCTGTCCTCCCAGGAAGTTTCCCTCTCCCGAGGGCCCCTACAGGACCTGCCCCCAAGGCCCCACCCACACAGGCCCTGTGCCCACCCGTAGCTCCCCCGCCTCCCCGCCAGGCCCCCGGATGTGAGCACTGGGGTAGAAATTCAGATGTGGGTAAGCGTATGGCCAGAGGAGCCTGAGCCCTCACCCGCACCCCCAGAGGATGCACGCAGGGCTGTGTCTGAGTCCAGGGAGATGGCAGCTCGCCGGGGCTTTGCCAGGTGGAGCCTTTGCGTGGTTGCAATTGGAAAGATCACGCACGGGGTTTTGGCCTGGAACCAGGCTCATTGTCCCCTTTCTACTCAGGATATACCCCCTCCCTGCACCGAAGCCTCAGATCGCCTCCCCTCAAGTGACCGGGACCCCTGCCCTTGGATCGTTCCGTATCAGCAGGGCCCACCAGCACCGGCACACACTGGATTTCCAGGGTGCCCAGTTTGTCCACTTCCTGTGTTCCCAGAGGACTCACCACAGCTGAAACTCCCCCGCCCTGACCCCTTGTCTCTGGTTCCATGGACCCTGGTGCAGGTGGAGCTTCAAAAATGGGTCCACTGTCCTCTGCCCTGGAATGGGGACTCCTCACTCACCACTCACAGAAGTGAATGTCAGGGAAGCAACATAGATAAGGCCTCACACCAACCTCTAGGAATATTTTCTAAACAGGAAAAATGTGTTCAAACCCCAGTGTGGGGAAGACTTTTGTAACTGGGAAAGCAGTGAAGAGGAGGGAAGTGGGGCCCAGGCCAGAGCAGAGGGCCAGGAGGTGGGACAGACACTGTGTGCCCGGAAATGTCTAAGGTGACATTGGAGCTTCTGAAGCTGATCGCTGATGGCTGGTGTCCCTTGAGCCACTGCAGGACATACAGAGCTTACCTTTTCTCTCAGAGTGTAAGTGGTAACTTTAACTTTTCACCAAGTATCTGTGCAAAATgggttacttattttttaatgtctgtttctgttttatttgcacCCAGAACCTGTCTTACTCCATACCCCTTGCAGGTGTGCCTGTCTGGTCTTAGTGGATTTCTGCAGCACCTGGGGGCAAAGAGGCAGCCTAGCAGCCCTGCACTGGAGGCCAAGATGGAGAAGACCCCCGTGGCCGCTGTGACGTCCCCTGGGCCGCTCCAGACGGGGAGGCAACTGACCCAGACACTGCAGAGCAGCAGAACGCGGAAGGTCAGGAACTTGGTTTCCTTGAAGTATCAGGCAGATTCCTGGACAGGAAAGCCACTGTGAAGCTCCCTGGGGCCAAAGAGCCCGGTGTCCCAGGACACAGCTGGAGATGGGGATGCGTCCTCATTGCACTCGAGGAGGACACGTCCAGGCTTGGAGTGTGGCTGTGTCAGTGAAGGGGAAGGAGTCCCCGGGCAGATTCCACGGAGAGTCAGCTGAGTCAGGGAGCAGATGAGACTGACCCCAGCCAGTGCCTCGCCCTCTTCCCAGGAGCAGTGACCCTGAAAGCCAAGGCCACAGTGATGGTTTCGGCCCACATGTGGAATAGGCCACTGTAAACGCTACTCCCAGTGTGGATTGTGGGGGACACGGGCTGCGCTGGTGCAGGCAGGGAGCAGTCAAGAGCAGAAGtgcaggaggaggggaaagaggaggatgCAACCGAGAGCCCGGGTACTGCTGATCGTGGGAGAGCCGGTGCTGCACAAAGACCCCCGGCAGCACAGCTGTGAGGGcggagggggagagggcaggcctgGCTGGAGCCGCCCCTGGAAGCCCAAAAGCTCACAGCCTCTGGGGGCAGCGTCCTCTCGTACTGTTTGAGTGCTGGACGCTCTGGTCTGTGTCTGATGAGAAAAGCAGGGATGCAAGGTCTGAGATCCAGTAGTTCCTACAGATCTGAGTGTCAGTGTGTGGTCATGTTCATGTTGAAAGGTTAGGACGTATTGGTTCACCCCAGCAAGGCTGCATGGAAGCGCTCATGCCTAATCTTAGGTTTGCACCATCTATGGTTCTAGGGaaaatttgtgttttctcttttccctttcacTCGTGGCAGGCACTTAGTTGATTCTCATGGGAAACCCCTAGATTCTTAGC of Vicugna pacos chromosome 22, VicPac4, whole genome shotgun sequence contains these proteins:
- the PLPP2 gene encoding phospholipid phosphatase 2 isoform X2 — protein: MAGVIISATTILVSAGEAYLVYTDRLYSRSDFNNYLAAIYKVLGTFLFGAAVSQSLTDLAKYMTGRLRPNFLAVCDPDWSRVNCSVYVQAEVCRGSPANITESRLSFYSGHSSFGMYCMMFLALYVQARLRWKWARLLRPTVQFFLVAFALYVGYTRVSDHKHHWSDVLVGLLQGALVAGLTVRYISDFFKARPPQHCPEEEDIERKPSLSLTLTLGEADRNHYGYPVSSS